A portion of the Desulfobacteraceae bacterium genome contains these proteins:
- a CDS encoding response regulator, with protein sequence MRILLVDDEKEFVATLAERLELRGIDADWVTTGEAALAKAAERAYDLAILDVKMPGISGLKLEKLMAQRHPGMKFIFLTGHGSASDYHSGIAEDRVVDYLVKPVNIEALITKMQATLTS encoded by the coding sequence GTGGCCACCCTCGCCGAACGTCTTGAATTGCGCGGGATCGACGCCGACTGGGTCACCACCGGCGAGGCCGCCCTGGCCAAGGCGGCCGAACGCGCCTATGACCTGGCCATTCTGGATGTCAAAATGCCCGGCATCAGCGGGTTGAAGCTGGAGAAGCTCATGGCCCAGCGGCATCCCGGGATGAAGTTCATCTTTCTCACCGGTCATGGCTCGGCCAGCGATTATCACTCCGGCATTGCCGAGGACCGGGTGGTCGACTACCTGGTGAAACCGGTCAACATCGAGGCGCTGATCACCAAGATGCAGGCGACGCTCACATCCTGA